Below is a genomic region from Brassica oleracea var. oleracea cultivar TO1000 chromosome C9, BOL, whole genome shotgun sequence.
CATCTCTCGATATCCATTTTATTTCAGCCCTATCCTTCATATAATATCCTCCGTAATCAAAACAAATGATTGTACAAGGCGGATTTTGCATTTTTTCTTGAAATAAAATAGAATATCATTAGAATTATCATTATTAAGATGCTTAGAATTAATTCTCACACCGTACAATCTTCTCTTACTAATACTAATTTAATTCAGTACTATATATAGTAATACTAGAAATACTAGTAAGAAATATAAATATAGTAATCCTAGTATTTCCAGTAAAACTATTTTGCCTTAGTAAAACTAGTTATACCAGTAATACCCATAACTTATCCTTGTACTAACTAATCCGTTTTTAGGACGATATTGTTAGGATTTTACATTACCAATGATGTATAATTCATCTTAAATGAAATTTCACACAGAAAATCATCAAAACACACATAAAATATACCCAAAATCTCTAAACACAGTTTTCAAAATCTTTTTTAATCTCTCATAATTTTCATTGGATCTTTTTTTTTTTACACTAGCCGAGATATACACTTGTTTTAATAACTTTTCAGCAAAAAATTCATCAAAAACGGGCATAAAAAATGCCCGAAAGCCCTAAACACAGTTTTTGAAATCGTTTTAAATCTCTCAAAATTTCATCAAATCGTATATTTTAAACACTGCCCATGATATACACGACATTTTAATGTTATTTTACAAAAAAAAATCATCTCAAACGAATAAGACTTACCTGTTTTAGGAGCTTCAAAATCGCCAATGGAGGTTGAAGAGGAGGAGAGAGTACGAGGAAGAAGAATGATATGTGGGCCAACTGAGCTCTCATTGGTTAAGGTTGTCTTGTGGGCCATGTAGGTAGTTGAATTGTGGCTGTTTATTTAATTGAAGAAATAAATAGAGAAAGACTATTTTGGTGAGTGCAAGGATAAAAGGGTAAAGAGAATAGAGATGTGGCAGTGAGAATTCATTTAAGGGGGTACGGGGTATATGGAGTTAGTCGGGCAGACAAGACATGAAACTTCAGCTATGAGAGAGAGAGAGAGAGAAATAACAAAAAGTTATGACTTTGACTTTAAAGAAAAAAAAGCTAAAGACAAGCTGTTAATAGATAAAAGAAGAAAGTAATTTACACCAAGTGGAGAGGAAAATTCATGGTTGCTTCTGTAAGCCTAAAGATTGTATGAACTCGATACAAAGAAACTCTTCTTTATTAGTTTAAGAATCACTCAAAGCTTAACCACACAAAACACACAATCTCTAAAACTCTCCCAAAACCACAAAACCCTCTTGCAACACTCTTGCAACTCTGTATATTGATGTTAGGAGTTTTCAAGGCTCCTAAGACAAATGTTGTAGCATAAATGATTGTCGAATCAATTCTAAGGGATGACGAAGGCTCCACTGGTCTGGGTTTTTTGTATACCAAGTACACAGAAAAGTGCAACCGCGAGAGCAGTAGCCACTGTAATGTAAAACGAGGAATTCATTAGAATGATCGATGGAGCAAACAGATGTAGGGGCAGACAAGACATGAAACTTCAGCTATGAGAGAGAGAGGGAGAAATAACAAAAAGTTATGACTTTGACTTTAGAGAAAAAAAAGCTAAAGACAAGCTGTTAATAGATAAAAGAAGAAAGTAATTTACACCAAGTGGAGAGGAAAATTCATGGTTGCTTCTGTAAGCCTAAAGATTGTATGAACTCGATACAAAGAAACTCTTCTTTATTAGTTTAAGAATCACTCAAAGCTTAACCACACAAAACACACAATCTCTAAAACTCTCACAAAACCACAAAACACTCTTGCAACACTCTTGCAACTCTGTATATTGATGTTAGGAGTTTTCAATTTTTTTTCTCCAATCCTATACTCATTAGGATTGGTGTAACTTAACTTTATGTTATCTTTATGTTTATCTCCAACATTCTCCCCCTTAAATTTAAAGTTAACTTCTTCAATATCTAGAACTCCAACAAGATCCTTCATTTCCTTGAACTTGATTCTTCCCAAAGCTTTAGTTAACATGTCTGCCTTTTGTTCTGCTCCTGGCACATGTTGGACGTCAACTTGCTCGTTCTCGATGCATTCTCGAATGAAGTGATAGCGCTTGTGTATATGCTTACTCCGACGGTGGAAGACCGGATTTTTGGTGAGGGCAATAGCCGATTTGTTATCAAGCCGCACCACTATCTTTTGCCTTGGTTGACCCGTAACCTCTTCGAGCAAATCTTGAAGCCATATGGCTTGTTTTGCAGCTTCAGTTGCAGCCATAAACTCAGCTTCACAAGATGATAGTGCTACTGTCTTTTGTTTTTGAGAACACCAAGTGATAGGACAATCATTCAAGTAAAAGATGTGGCATGTAGCACTCCTACCACCATCATCATCAATATTATGGCTTGAATCACTAAAGCCTTGGATCTCCATTGCAGTCGCTTGCTTGTATACGAGGCCTAGTGTCGTTGATCCTTTAAGATACCTCAGGACGTGCTTCAACGCGGCTCCATGGGATCTTTTGGGATCGTGCATGTACCTGCTAGGTAGTCCTACACAGAACGCAAGGTCTGGGCGCGTGTGAAGTAAATAGCGAAGACATCCAATCTTTCGCTTATAATCCTTTTCGTCAATACTCTCTTCTTCTTCAGCATTTGAGACCTTTAAACCAAACTCCATCTGTGTTTGTGTAGCATTACACTCGAACATACCTGTTTCAGTCAAGATTTTATTTGCATATCTTGACTGACACAAAGTTATTTTTCCTTTCTCTTGGCACACTTCGATTCCAAGGTAGTAAGTTAATAGCCCGAGATCACTCATCTCAAAGTTACTTGACATCTCCTTTTGAAACTCACTTATCATGTCTTGGTCGGAGCCTGCAACCAGTAGATCGTCAACGTATACGGCAACTAGGAGAAGGCGATCTTTCTGTTGCTTGCGGTACAAGGAAGGTTCTTTCGAGCACCGATTGAAGTTTAACTTCTCAAGAACCTTGTTTAGCTTCTCATTCCAAGCTCTTGGGGCTTGTCTTAGACCATATAGGGCTTTATTGAGTTTGTATACCTTATGCTCCTGACCTTTAACTTCGAAGCCTTCAGGTTGGCTTACAAACACTACTTCTTTTAAATCTCCATTAAGGAACGCGGTCTTGACATCTAAGTGGTGAATCTCCCATCCTCGTGAAGCTGCTAGTGCAATGATAAACCTGACGGTTTCAATGCGTGCCACGGGCGCGAACACTTCCTCGAAATCAATACTATGCAGTTGAATGTATCCTTTAGCCACCAGTCTTGATTTGTACTTGAACGTAAGTAAAAGTAATTAAGGAAAGAATGATAACCATACCAAAAGTCAAGCATCAATAGTAGAAAATGTAAAACACTAAAACCTCTTCCCAACTTATTATATAAGCCAAATAAAATTAGTTGTTCAGCATAAATCACATCTAAACACTGCTCTCTTTCGGACCATTTTAGGTACTGTATTATAAACTTACCCAAATACAAAGACTCTAAGTTACCATCTCCTTATATTCTAAAAAAGCGATCCCTTAAAATTTATAATTCACATATATAACCAAACAACGGACCTAAAAATAAATTTGTATCCATGTCTCAGAATTCTATTCATTATTTATTCGTTTATGATTTCATAAAATCGTTTTCATTCCACGCTGATTTTTTAAATGCTTCATAAATTAATATATATTTATATAAAATAGTTTTTATTACGGGCGGGCCAACCCTAGTTGTTTATAATTGATACATATGTTATTAGCTGTTACAAATAAATTACGACTAATTAATAAATGACTGATTAAATGGTACAAAATAGATTTCTTTAATTGATACATGGTTTAGTAAACAATACATAGTTTTTTAGCGGATGCATTTTTATGATACATAATTAATTAGTTGATGCATGAATCTTTACATGATATATTAGTAGATACGTGAATTGTTATATGATACGTGATTTCTTAGCTGATATATGATTTGATACCAAATAATAAATATTCATTTTTAAGTGTAGTATTGATTTTTTTTAGTGTTGATAATATTTTTGTTAGTTGTTTCCCAATTGTTATCTATTTCCTAAAGAATCGTCATTGGTTCCTTATCCAACTAACATGAAAATTAACCAATAACAATTAAGTTATCTTCTTAGTATATTAATAAACCAGTGTCTGATGTTATGATGTGGATTGAAGTGATATTAAGACTAGAGCGAAAAAATGACGGTGATTAAAAGATTCATAGATGAAATTGGTTAAAGTGGATTTGAGGAGTTTATTATAACAATGAAATTCATTGCAAGGATTAAAATCTGGGAGTTTCTGTGGAGGATCCAACATATATGCAGGTTTGAGAAGAAGTGAGTGAAAATTATTCCAGTTGAAATGAGCGTTGAATTTTTGTGGAATATTCCACATCGGCGAAACTAGAATAAAAATTTGTATGAATTTGAGATAGAGAAAAAGATTAATGAAGAAGAAGGTATGGGCAATTTTGGCATTTCAAGGCACAAAAAGTACAGTAATTTACTTTTACGTCTTGTCAGGTGTATATTAATAAACCAGTGTTTGTTGTTATGATGTGGATTGAGGTGATATTAAGATTATAGCGGAAAATGACGGTGATTAAGAGATTCATAAATGAAATTGGTTAATGTGGATTTGAAGAGTTGATTGTAATAATGAAGTTCATTGCAAGGGTTAAAATCTGGAAGATTCTGTGGAGGATCCAACATATATGCAAATTGAGAAGAAGTGAGTAAAAATTATTCCAAATTATATGAGCATTGAATTATTGTGGAAGATCCTACATCAGCAAAACTAGAATAAAAATTGTATGAATTTGAGATGGAGAAGAAGATTAATGAAGAAGGAGAAGAAGAAGATATGGACAATTTTGGTATTTCAAGGCACAAAAAGTACAATAATTTACCTTAAAGTCTTGTCAGGTGTGAGTCTCAAAATTTTGGCTTCCGATTGATGTATTACGCTAAATCTCCCTTAATATTTTAGGGTCCAAAGTTTCTAAAAATTTGCAAAATAAAGTCCAAAATTTCACAAAAATAAGTAATACACCATAGTTTGTTTCTGTTTTTTATATCATCGCACAAGGCCCAAACAATTTTTAAACCGGGTCTGCATATATTATAACATTATTAGAAAAAAAATGATTAAGTAAGATTGAAAATCATCGGCCAACCGTAATATATGTATTTTAAACACATTATAACTTAAAAAAACTAAAACATAGAAATATAACTTTGACGATTTTAGTGAAACTACAAATTTAGGTAAAATGTTTTTGAGTTTTTTCCTATTTGAACAAAAAAAAAACTTCCAACTCAATTTCCTAAAAAAATTCCACAAAAATTCTAAAATATCACACCCCGCCAAACTAACCTAACATTCTATGTAAACCATATATTTGAGTTTTCCCCATTTCTTCTATTTTCCCAATCCCTTATCCCCTTTGCTTTCATCCATTTTCTTCTTTTGAAATCTTTTTCGCCTAATGAGTCAAATTCCGGGTTATTCCCACATGAGTGGGACATATGGTTGCCAAACAAGAGTAAAAACTTTGAGAATACCTAATATGTGTTGGTGCGGTGACGAGAAAATTAGTTTTTGCGGTTTTTACGAATCTATAGGCATATAACATTATAAAGATGGGCAATTCACAAGAAACAAGTTAACAAACATAATAGATTGATTTACTACAGAGTGCATATGCATCAAACTCTCAAAGCTGATTTTATTCTTCCGATATTGAGACAATTAAGTTTCCAAAACACACCTAAAGTCCTGAAGCTGTACATTGCTCAAAATCTACTAGCAAACAAATGAAGAAAAATCTACCAATACAGAACCAATGCAAAATACGTAGGTAGCTTTTATGTTGAGATAACCAAATGTTTGTCCATTAAAAGTAGAGCCAATCTTCATCAGCGATGCAAGGACTCGAAGTTCAACCATAAACTGAGACCATGAGTTGAGTAGAGAGTAGAAAGTGAGAGAGAGCTCACCAAGAACTCTTCTTCTTCGAGCCAGAGTAAAACCCCATATACCATTTCACAAACTTCTTCAAACCCGTCTCAAGATCAACCGCAGGTTTATACCCAATCTCACTCTGCGCCAACGTGATGTTCGCATGAGTGAACTCAACGTCCCCATTCCTCGGCAAAGGCATGACCTTTTTCTTAGCTTTCATCTTCAACAGCTTCTCCAATATCTTCACAAGCTTAGTAACAGGAACAGGCGAAGTATTCCCCAGATTGTAAATCCTAAACATAGCAGGACCTTTCTTCTTCCCACCACTACCAGTACTCTTCTCAGCAGTATCCAACGCACCTAAACAGCCTTTCACAATATCATCAATGTAAGTGAAGTCCCTAGCGACACTACCTTTATCAGGAGACTCGAACACCGTAATCGTCTTCCCTTTGAGTATATCCTTAGTGAAGAAGAAGTAGGCCATGTCTGGTCTCCCCCAAGGCCCGTAAACCGTGAAGAATCTCAGACCGGTTAGCGACAAACCGTAGATGTGGTTGTAAGTATGAGCTATCCCTTCGCCTGCTTTCTTCGTGGCCGCGTATAAGCTCGCGGGGTGATCCGCACGGTCTATCTCCGAGAAGGGCACTTTCTTGTTGAGACCGTAAACAGAGCTAGAAGAAGCCCAGACAACCGCAGGCTGAGGATTCGCAGCTTTCGATACTTCGAGCAGATTCACGAACCCAGCGATGTTGCTGTTCACATACGATCCAGGGTTTTGCATCGCGTAACGAACGCCCGCTTGAGCGGCTAGATGCATCACGTGCGTGAAGAGGACGACGTCGAAGAGCTTCTTCAGCAAAACGGCGTCGTTTAT
It encodes:
- the LOC106319526 gene encoding UDP-glucuronate 4-epimerase 5-like, which gives rise to MSHLDDLPSTPGKYKTDKALPYGILHHHRYLRLSKPTLWASLFLALFLFYLLLSPPPTPSRRSLNDSSLSAAKYGGSQWEKQVRKSAHPRSRGGLTVLVTGAAGFVGTHVSTALRRRGDGVLGLDNFNRYYDPKLKRARQGLLERSGVFVVEGDINDAVLLKKLFDVVLFTHVMHLAAQAGVRYAMQNPGSYVNSNIAGFVNLLEVSKAANPQPAVVWASSSSVYGLNKKVPFSEIDRADHPASLYAATKKAGEGIAHTYNHIYGLSLTGLRFFTVYGPWGRPDMAYFFFTKDILKGKTITVFESPDKGSVARDFTYIDDIVKGCLGALDTAEKSTGSGGKKKGPAMFRIYNLGNTSPVPVTKLVKILEKLLKMKAKKKVMPLPRNGDVEFTHANITLAQSEIGYKPAVDLETGLKKFVKWYMGFYSGSKKKSSW